TTGCAGACCTATTCATCCTAACATGAGTAGGAAGCCAACCAGTCGAACATCCATTCATCATCATCGGTCAACTAGCCTCCTTCACCTACTTCGCAATCATCCTAATCCTCTTCCCCATCGCGAGTGCGCTAGAAAACAAAATACTCAAACTCTAATCAACTCTAATAGTTTATAAAAACATTGGTCTTGTAAGCCAAAGATTGAAGACTGAACATCTTCTTAGAGTTTCCACATAAATCAGAAAGAAAGGAGTCAAACCTTTATCACCAGCTCCCAAAGCTGGCATTCTTAATTAAACTACTCTCTGACTTACCAATTAAACCGCCCGAATTGCCCCCCGAGACAGCCCCCGTACAAGTTCTAATACCACAAACAGTGTTAACAGCAGCCCTCATCCTGCAATTAAAAGCAGACCCGATCCAGACGAATAAAACACGGCTACCCCGCTAAAATCTGTCCGAATTCACGATAGGCCCCCATTATTCACCGTATCCCCCCCTATAACCACCTCAGAAAACGCTCCCACAACAACCCCCACAACAACAACAACTAACCCCAGACCAAGACCATAACCAACAACCCGTCAATCACCCCAAGACTCCGGATAAGGATCCGCTGCTAATGACACCGAGTAAACAAACACCACCAGCATCCCCCCTAAATATACCATCACCAGTACTAAAGACACAAAAGAAACCCCCATACTTGCTAGTCATGCACATCCAGCAATAGAAGCCACAACCAGACCCACCACCCCATAATAAGGAGAAGGGTTAGACGCAACCGCTAACCCTCCTAAAACAAAACACAGACTTATGAATAGTACAAAATTTATCATAAGTTCCCGCTTGGACCCTCCCCAAGACCTATGGCTTGAAAAGCCATTGTTATAAAACTTTAACTACAGGAACTAAACCCTTCTCCTTACCTTTATACCTCTCTTT
This genomic stretch from Corvus cornix cornix mitochondrion, complete genome harbors:
- the ND6 gene encoding NADH dehydrogenase subunit 6 — protein: MMNFVLFMSLCFVLGGLAVASNPSPYYGVVGLVVASIAGCAWLASMGVSFVSLVLVMVYLGGMLVVFVYSVSLAADPYPESWGDWRVVGYGLGLGLVVVVVGVVVGAFSEVVMGGDTVNNGGLSWIRTDFSGVAVFYSSGSGLLLIAGWGLLLTLFVVLELVRGLSRGAIRAV